TGATGGTAGAAAAGAAGGGAAATCAAAAGAAATTTACCCAGACGGTAGAATATTTTATTCAACATATAAACATGGTGTAAGACAAGGAGAAGGGAAAATTGAATACCCTAATGGAGATATTGAAATAATTAATATTAAAGATGGCCTTATACAAGGGGAAACAATATTTAAAAGTAGTAATGGAGAATATATAATAAAAGGTCAGTATTTGAATGGTTTAATAGATGGAGATTTTATAACTACTGATAAAAATGGAAATTTACTTCAAAAAGAAACTTTTATCTTAGGTGAAAATTTGAAAACAATAGACTATGGTGATGGTTTTGAAACAGTTATTACAAATACACCAATGTATACAATTGTAGATTTAAAATCAGAAGATGATAATTTAGAAATGAGTTATAAAGTATTTAAAGGAAAACTTTTTGGACAATCAAAAATTGTTCATCAGGGAAATGTGTATACTCAAACTTTTATTAATTCAAAACCTATAACTATGGCAAAAGTAGTATATCAAAATGGAAAAATTAAATATGGTAAAAGTATAAAAGAATTACTTCCTAATGAGTTTAAAGAAGTTATAAGTTTTGATTTTAAGTATAATAAAAAAGATAAAAAAATGACTAAATCTTTTAATGAGGATGAAATCAAGGGTAAAATTAA
This is a stretch of genomic DNA from Oceanivirga salmonicida. It encodes these proteins:
- a CDS encoding toxin-antitoxin system YwqK family antitoxin gives rise to the protein MKKILSIFCLFTLINITYGEAKYMPQDNSGTNIIAYYNADNTTEEVKVIDGRKEGKSKEIYPDGRIFYSTYKHGVRQGEGKIEYPNGDIEIINIKDGLIQGETIFKSSNGEYIIKGQYLNGLIDGDFITTDKNGNLLQKETFILGENLKTIDYGDGFETVITNTPMYTIVDLKSEDDNLEMSYKVFKGKLFGQSKIVHQGNVYTQTFINSKPITMAKVVYQNGKIKYGKSIKELLPNEFKEVISFDFKYNKKDKKMTKSFNEDEIKGKIKDGKIEGLLEYKDEKYDVKTTSMFKNDELDGETIIYLNEKTTLTFNMKNNLLNGEHVQNFGEYSLIVNFKDGRVVGDCYIVEKNVKKIHGKADESGLLIRYLDHFKVHEGDTIKGYYKVILKGADKEMMQIVTKANGQIRRYGRLNEYQGGGEYIELKSADKK